The Alphaproteobacteria bacterium nucleotide sequence CTTGGATAAAGAAACATCAGGCGTCTTTGTGCTGGCAAAAAATGATTTTGCGGCAAGCCATCTCGCAGAAAGCTTTCGAGAACGTACCACACGCAAATATTACTGGGCATTGGTGCATGGCGTTCCCAAGCCAAAGCAGGGCAAAATCATTATGCCACTCAGTAAAGGGAAAGATGGCCGCATGCACCCTGATAAAGCTGAAGGCAAAAATGCGGTAACGCTTTATGAAGTGGTGCAAACAGCGCTTAAAGTTTCGTTTGTTGCGCTATGGCCGCTTACTGGCCGCACACATCAACTTCGCGCACACATGTATGAGATTGATACGCCGATTGTTGGTGATGACATGTATTACGATGATGCTACACCGAAAATCGATGGCGGGATTGCCATTAAAAAACTACATTTACATGCGAGACGATTAGTCATTCCGCATCCGCGAAAAGGGTTGATTGATATAACGGCGCCGTTGCCGGAATTGCTGAAAAAAAGCTGGTCTTACTTCGAATTCCCGGAAGATGATGGCGACCCATTTGC carries:
- a CDS encoding RluA family pseudouridine synthase gives rise to the protein MPTKVENIEVTNDEAELRLDRWFRRHYPGLTHGKLEKLLRTGQVRVDGKRAKANARLESGQIVRVPPMSDEMLVQSEGPRKVRPTAREEKNIKDSILFEDKDVLVINKPAGLAVQGGTGISRHLDGFLTAIYENATRPKLVHRLDKETSGVFVLAKNDFAASHLAESFRERTTRKYYWALVHGVPKPKQGKIIMPLSKGKDGRMHPDKAEGKNAVTLYEVVQTALKVSFVALWPLTGRTHQLRAHMYEIDTPIVGDDMYYDDATPKIDGGIAIKKLHLHARRLVIPHPRKGLIDITAPLPELLKKSWSYFEFPEDDGDPFASFGDEL